Proteins co-encoded in one Streptococcus ruminicola genomic window:
- a CDS encoding DUF421 domain-containing protein → MNMYVLISIKFFLGILATILQINILGKYEFSANTPLNQIQNFVLGGIIGGVIYNSSISILTFIIILLIWSLVVIVVKLLINNKFVKSLVVGNPMILIKNGKVNVENCAKLGITADQLMLHLRMEGLNSTRDVKSAIMEPNGKLTVLDKNSENPRFPLISNGNINYDVLELINQDEDWLLEKLKEQNIDNPREIFLAEYLNGKLYLVPYSEK, encoded by the coding sequence ATGAATATGTATGTGTTGATAAGCATCAAATTTTTTCTAGGAATTTTAGCGACGATTTTACAGATTAATATTCTCGGAAAATATGAATTTTCAGCTAACACTCCGCTTAACCAAATTCAAAACTTCGTTCTTGGTGGTATCATCGGTGGTGTGATTTATAACAGCTCAATTTCCATTTTGACGTTTATTATTATTTTGCTGATTTGGTCTTTGGTTGTCATCGTCGTCAAGCTTTTGATTAATAATAAATTTGTTAAATCGCTTGTTGTTGGAAATCCAATGATTTTGATAAAAAATGGTAAGGTCAATGTGGAAAATTGTGCCAAACTTGGAATCACGGCAGATCAGCTTATGCTCCATCTTCGCATGGAAGGATTAAACTCAACCAGAGATGTTAAGAGTGCCATCATGGAGCCAAATGGTAAGTTAACGGTCTTGGACAAGAATTCAGAAAATCCAAGATTTCCTCTCATCAGTAATGGCAATATCAACTATGATGTTTTAGAGTTAATCAATCAAGATGAAGATTGGCTGCTAGAAAAACTTAAGGAACAAAATATTGATAACCCTAGAGAAATCTTTTTAGCTGAATACTTAAATGGAAAATTGTACCTGGTTCCCTATTCAGAAAAATAA
- a CDS encoding DUF3290 domain-containing protein, whose product MNFYNLDYITQHQSFNLVLRSVILIVLLAIVMLTSLHYMRNRLKTRLRDISIGIVVLMFILLGIQVEDYMQNNHDFSQSQVLVKFIKSVATDNDLKPEDVLVNSTTLKDGIIVRYNKEDYTVHLNDDNNSYTLERTHVIDHNVYVNGGK is encoded by the coding sequence ATGAATTTCTATAATTTAGATTACATTACACAGCATCAGTCTTTTAATCTGGTTTTGAGGTCTGTGATTTTGATTGTCTTGCTTGCTATTGTGATGCTGACAAGTCTACACTACATGCGAAATAGGCTGAAGACGCGTCTTCGCGATATTAGTATTGGTATCGTGGTGTTGATGTTCATTCTTCTGGGGATTCAAGTTGAAGATTACATGCAAAATAACCATGATTTTTCGCAGTCACAAGTTCTTGTCAAATTCATCAAAAGTGTGGCTACGGATAACGATTTAAAACCTGAGGATGTCTTAGTTAATTCAACAACCTTAAAAGATGGTATCATCGTTCGTTATAATAAGGAAGACTACACTGTTCATCTGAATGATGATAATAATTCTTACACACTTGAGCGTACGCACGTGATTGATCACAATGTCTACGTTAATGGAGGAAAATAG
- the trxA gene encoding thioredoxin has translation MAHNITDATFEAETNEGLVLVDFWATWCGPCLMQAPILEQLSEEMDEDELKIVKIDVDENPETAQKFGIMSIPTLLFKKDGEVVKQVAGVHTKDQIKAIVAELS, from the coding sequence ATGGCACACAATATTACTGATGCTACATTTGAAGCAGAAACAAATGAAGGTCTTGTCCTTGTTGACTTTTGGGCAACTTGGTGTGGTCCATGTTTGATGCAAGCTCCAATCTTGGAACAATTGTCAGAAGAAATGGATGAAGACGAACTTAAAATCGTTAAAATCGATGTTGATGAAAACCCAGAAACAGCTCAAAAATTTGGTATCATGTCAATCCCAACATTGCTTTTCAAAAAAGATGGCGAAGTTGTGAAACAAGTTGCTGGTGTTCACACTAAAGACCAAATCAAAGCAATTGTTGCTGAATTGAGCTAA
- a CDS encoding phosphatase PAP2 family protein, with amino-acid sequence MKNYAEFYNKLTKTFQDKPAAIRSLQVINSLLTKVMYLVYPLLLIHLFINTPDKLPIFILIPGLSFILVSLGRHLLNTPRPYETWNITPLISKDTKGHSFPSRHVFSASIISMAVLRLNPILGILFLVLSLVIAICRVIGGVHYPHDVAAGYLIGIICGLLLFLF; translated from the coding sequence ATGAAAAATTACGCTGAATTTTATAACAAGCTAACAAAAACTTTTCAAGATAAACCAGCAGCTATTCGCAGCTTACAAGTTATCAACAGTTTATTAACCAAAGTCATGTATCTGGTTTACCCACTTCTTCTTATCCACCTTTTTATCAACACTCCTGACAAACTTCCTATTTTCATTCTTATCCCAGGGCTATCATTTATCTTGGTGTCACTTGGTCGCCACCTGCTTAACACCCCACGACCTTATGAGACTTGGAACATCACACCACTAATTTCTAAAGATACTAAGGGGCACTCTTTTCCAAGTCGTCATGTCTTTTCTGCTAGCATCATTAGCATGGCTGTTTTGCGACTAAATCCGATTTTAGGAATTCTTTTCCTTGTTTTATCGCTAGTCATCGCTATTTGCCGTGTCATTGGTGGAGTTCATTACCCGCATGATGTTGCGGCTGGTTATCTTATTGGCATCATCTGTGGATTATTACTTTTTCTTTTTTAG
- the nadC gene encoding carboxylating nicotinate-nucleotide diphosphorylase — MLDPITLKLNVDPLILSALSEDINNEDVSTNSVMPENVAGQVDLICKEDGIICGLPVFERVFYLLDPQTKFDVLVKDGETVKAGQKLGTVCGDIRVLLSGERTALNYLQRMSGIATYTHEMAELLKDSPITLLDSRKTTPNNRIFEKYAVKIGGGKNHRYNLSDGVLLKDNHIGAAGGVKEAVLAAKAYAPSVRKIEIEVETLEMVKEAVEAGADIIMLDNMDHDQMQEAVALIAGRAEIEISGNVTKANVASYLDLDVQYVSSGALTHSAKILDLSLKNLHPVNK; from the coding sequence ATGTTAGATCCAATTACCCTAAAATTAAATGTTGATCCACTTATTTTAAGTGCTCTCTCAGAAGATATTAATAATGAAGATGTATCAACAAACAGTGTGATGCCTGAAAATGTAGCTGGTCAAGTTGACTTGATTTGTAAAGAAGATGGGATTATCTGTGGTTTACCAGTTTTTGAGCGCGTGTTTTATTTGCTTGACCCACAAACGAAGTTCGATGTTTTGGTCAAAGACGGTGAAACTGTAAAAGCAGGTCAAAAATTGGGAACTGTTTGTGGTGATATTCGTGTCCTTCTTTCAGGAGAACGCACTGCACTCAACTATCTTCAACGCATGAGTGGGATTGCGACTTACACGCATGAAATGGCAGAGCTTTTAAAAGATAGCCCGATTACGTTGCTTGATTCACGTAAGACCACACCTAATAACCGTATTTTTGAAAAATACGCTGTTAAAATCGGTGGCGGTAAAAACCATCGTTACAACTTGTCTGACGGTGTCCTTTTGAAAGATAATCACATCGGTGCTGCTGGTGGTGTTAAAGAAGCTGTTCTTGCTGCCAAAGCTTATGCACCATCTGTCCGCAAAATTGAAATTGAAGTGGAAACACTTGAGATGGTTAAAGAAGCAGTTGAAGCGGGTGCTGATATTATCATGCTTGATAACATGGACCATGACCAAATGCAAGAAGCTGTTGCTTTGATTGCAGGCAGAGCAGAAATTGAAATTTCTGGTAATGTGACTAAGGCTAATGTCGCTTCTTACTTGGACTTGGACGTTCAGTACGTCTCAAGTGGTGCCCTTACTCACTCCGCTAAAATCTTGGATTTATCTCTTAAAAATCTGCATCCTGTTAATAAATAA
- a CDS encoding L-aspartate oxidase: MKTNVLIVGSGCSGLYTALNLPQELQITIISKDTLEHSDSFLAQGGICMLKDESDYDSFFEDTLRAGHYKNDKVSVDLMIKSSPDVIKDLIGYGVDFQRDENGNLAFTREGAHSDKRILFYQDTTGKEITSRLLAAVKKRPNITLMEHTCLLDILEEDNRCYGGVVRLGNGDLQKITADVTVLASGGVGGLYKNSTNFKHLTGDALAISLKHDIELKDMSYVQIHPTTLYQENPKERSFLISESVRGEGALLYDKNMNRFVDELQPRDVVAQAILKQMEKDGTDHVWEDLRTIPKKELEEHFPNILAHCREAGYDPFTECIPVVPAQHYFMGGIKVNHHSKTSMDFLYAVGETACNGVHGQNRLASNSLLESLVFAKRAAKDLVANYDSVSTLPDSLAEIDLLDYQDDDILADDYKKIVVEKLTEQNQLETVIG; encoded by the coding sequence ATGAAAACAAATGTACTTATTGTCGGTAGTGGTTGTTCAGGACTTTATACGGCCCTTAATTTGCCACAAGAACTTCAAATTACTATTATCTCTAAAGATACATTAGAACACAGTGATTCTTTCTTGGCACAAGGTGGTATTTGCATGTTGAAAGACGAGTCTGACTACGACTCATTCTTTGAAGATACTTTGCGTGCTGGTCACTACAAAAATGACAAGGTTTCTGTTGATTTGATGATTAAGTCATCACCTGATGTTATCAAAGATTTGATTGGTTACGGTGTTGATTTTCAACGTGATGAAAATGGTAACCTTGCTTTCACTCGTGAAGGTGCTCACTCTGATAAACGTATTCTTTTTTACCAAGATACTACAGGTAAAGAAATCACAAGCAGACTGTTAGCTGCGGTCAAAAAACGTCCAAATATTACCTTGATGGAACACACTTGTCTTCTTGATATCTTGGAAGAAGATAACCGTTGTTATGGTGGTGTGGTCCGTCTTGGAAATGGTGATTTGCAAAAAATCACAGCTGATGTGACTGTTCTTGCTAGTGGTGGTGTTGGTGGTTTGTACAAAAATAGTACTAACTTTAAGCATTTGACTGGTGATGCGCTAGCTATTTCCCTAAAACATGATATTGAGCTTAAGGACATGTCTTATGTACAAATTCACCCAACAACCCTTTACCAAGAAAATCCAAAAGAACGTTCATTCTTGATTTCTGAGTCCGTTCGTGGTGAAGGAGCTCTTCTTTACGATAAAAATATGAATCGTTTTGTGGATGAATTGCAACCGCGTGATGTGGTAGCACAAGCCATTTTAAAACAAATGGAAAAAGACGGGACAGACCACGTCTGGGAAGATTTGCGTACCATTCCGAAAAAAGAATTGGAAGAACATTTTCCAAATATCTTGGCACATTGTCGTGAGGCTGGTTACGACCCATTCACAGAATGTATTCCAGTTGTGCCAGCGCAGCATTATTTCATGGGTGGTATCAAGGTTAATCACCATAGTAAGACAAGTATGGACTTCCTTTATGCCGTTGGTGAAACAGCTTGTAATGGGGTTCACGGTCAAAACCGTTTAGCAAGTAATTCTCTTCTTGAAAGTCTTGTTTTTGCTAAACGTGCAGCCAAAGATTTGGTAGCAAATTATGATAGTGTTTCAACACTTCCAGATAGTTTGGCTGAGATTGATTTGCTAGATTATCAAGATGACGATATCTTGGCAGACGACTATAAAAAAATAGTTGTTGAAAAATTAACAGAACAAAATCAATTAGAAACTGTCATTGGTTAG